Proteins encoded by one window of Desulfatibacillum aliphaticivorans DSM 15576:
- a CDS encoding DUF2333 family protein, with the protein MDKDAVLAKISQWGSALWIWMQDRKHMAYVFIGMVVFMILLSIMVFSGGVESPQYQTASNSHATVSSHTTTPAKAVSHDTAAAAAHDTAAAAESHTAPAVKEETTHKAAPAASSHAAPVVHSNFPKGVFFVEQAMKPMQYELDGRFWGWRPNDITRQFTDNVNEFQLGVLEATRRTTENLAKRLSRTGDTDSFDPNLELAMNQFMIGAKSLVFPSAEGAYSTGLKEMEKYKERLKKGQARFYVRSDNLIPLLKDYRDLLGSCDENLVKSHEDNGEEVSTFSADNYLYYSKGVASAVHTMLEGILVDFQETLEPRHGEELIEHAIHSLHMAKEMDPWLVTEGASDGFIANHRANMAAPISHARFYLDKLIETLST; encoded by the coding sequence ATGGATAAAGATGCAGTTCTCGCTAAAATAAGCCAATGGGGATCCGCCCTCTGGATCTGGATGCAGGACAGGAAGCACATGGCCTATGTGTTTATAGGCATGGTGGTTTTTATGATCCTGCTGTCCATCATGGTTTTCTCCGGAGGCGTGGAATCCCCGCAATATCAGACCGCCTCCAACTCGCATGCCACAGTCAGCAGCCACACAACAACGCCTGCGAAAGCGGTCTCCCACGATACGGCAGCCGCTGCCGCGCATGATACAGCAGCCGCCGCGGAATCCCACACTGCTCCGGCCGTTAAGGAAGAAACCACGCACAAGGCCGCGCCTGCAGCTTCTTCGCATGCCGCTCCGGTCGTACATTCCAACTTTCCCAAGGGCGTCTTTTTTGTAGAGCAGGCCATGAAGCCCATGCAATACGAACTGGACGGCCGGTTCTGGGGCTGGCGTCCCAATGACATCACCCGCCAGTTTACGGACAACGTCAACGAATTTCAGCTTGGAGTCCTGGAAGCCACCCGCCGCACCACGGAAAATCTGGCCAAGCGCCTTTCCCGCACCGGCGACACCGACTCTTTCGACCCCAATCTGGAACTGGCCATGAACCAGTTCATGATCGGCGCCAAAAGCCTTGTCTTTCCCTCTGCCGAAGGCGCCTACTCCACGGGCCTCAAGGAAATGGAAAAATACAAGGAGCGCCTGAAAAAGGGACAGGCCAGATTCTACGTCAGGTCCGACAACCTGATTCCCCTGCTCAAGGATTACCGGGACCTTCTGGGAAGCTGCGACGAAAACCTGGTCAAGTCCCACGAAGACAACGGCGAAGAGGTCAGCACCTTCAGCGCAGACAACTACCTGTATTACTCCAAGGGCGTGGCCAGCGCCGTGCACACCATGCTGGAAGGCATCCTGGTGGACTTCCAGGAAACCCTGGAGCCCAGGCACGGTGAAGAGTTGATCGAGCACGCCATCCACTCCCTGCATATGGCCAAGGAAATGGATCCCTGGCTGGTCACCGAAGGCGCCAGCGACGGATTCATCGCCAATCACCGCGCCAACATGGCCGCGCCCATCAGCCACGCCCGGTTCTATTTGGACAAGTTGATCGAAACCTTGTCCACCTAA
- a CDS encoding sulfotransferase, which produces MGDNQINFQTIPMHGNRRSVGCDETREKILNNMVIVGGPYRGGTTILTDFINSHEEICVASDFLEREHTSIFYFAGQTGLCAYVKNPELSQYTARGIIANGVFDGEHIVGLTKILGNGFKNERFTYRGDKRFVINDLGRYTLPIEQFHQRHRLAMKHPEVAYCFPRLAGVLNKAKILLTYRPMQYVVRSWVRATTSKPGTWADLFDVWLDDEGKKALPVHVPHDLKDAWQDYNVFQRIVCFNNELYKAFLNGVRTLDRDRFLLLHHQNLVEHPDLHRKAICSFIGISDRSRSMFEFQKKFLRNRNKEISFTDEQNAQAKEVLGMSLKETQEAFEEEFVKELTIVPRKLATTTPKEPPKAMVTPMFFQQSA; this is translated from the coding sequence TTGGGCGATAATCAAATTAACTTCCAAACCATCCCCATGCACGGAAACCGCCGCAGCGTGGGTTGCGATGAAACCCGCGAAAAAATTTTGAATAACATGGTTATCGTGGGCGGCCCGTACCGGGGCGGAACAACCATTCTGACGGATTTCATCAACTCCCATGAAGAAATTTGCGTTGCCAGCGACTTTCTGGAAAGGGAGCACACCTCCATCTTTTATTTCGCCGGCCAAACCGGCTTATGCGCCTATGTGAAAAACCCGGAACTGTCCCAATACACGGCCCGGGGCATCATCGCCAACGGCGTGTTCGATGGCGAGCATATTGTGGGCCTGACCAAAATCCTGGGCAACGGGTTTAAAAACGAGCGCTTCACCTACCGGGGCGACAAGCGTTTTGTCATCAACGACCTGGGCCGTTACACCCTGCCCATCGAACAGTTTCACCAACGCCACAGGCTGGCCATGAAACACCCCGAGGTGGCTTATTGCTTTCCCAGGCTGGCCGGCGTTCTGAACAAGGCCAAAATACTGCTCACCTATCGGCCCATGCAGTATGTGGTTCGCTCCTGGGTGCGCGCCACCACGTCCAAACCCGGAACCTGGGCGGACCTGTTTGACGTCTGGCTGGACGACGAGGGCAAGAAAGCCCTGCCCGTCCACGTCCCCCACGATCTTAAGGACGCCTGGCAGGATTACAACGTCTTCCAGAGAATCGTCTGCTTCAATAATGAGTTGTACAAAGCCTTCCTGAATGGCGTTCGCACCCTGGACCGGGACCGCTTCCTGCTTTTGCACCACCAAAACCTGGTGGAGCACCCGGACCTGCACCGCAAAGCCATCTGCAGCTTTATCGGCATTTCGGACCGGTCCCGGAGCATGTTTGAGTTCCAGAAGAAATTCCTGCGCAACCGGAACAAGGAAATCTCGTTTACGGACGAACAAAACGCCCAGGCCAAGGAAGTGCTGGGCATGAGCCTTAAGGAAACCCAGGAAGCCTTTGAAGAGGAATTCGTCAAGGAACTCACGATTGTGCCGCGCAAACTGGCCACCACGACGCCTAAAGAGCCTCCCAAGGCCATGGTGACGCCCATGTTTTTCCAGCAAAGCGCATAA
- the selB gene encoding selenocysteine-specific translation elongation factor, which yields MKQIVLGTAGHIDHGKTSLIKALTGIDTDRLQEEKARGITIELGFASIDLPSGQRVGIVDVPGHEKFVKNMVAGATGIDVVAMVIAADEGVMPQTREHLDICSLLAIEHGMVVLTKSDMVDEEWLEMVTEDVMEYLQGTFLEDAPIVHVSSVTGQGMEEFKSILDSICKKIPDLPPSGLFRLPVDRVFTMHGFGTVITGTLTSGKIQVGDPVEIYPSGVMSKVRGIQVHNDAMNEAQSGMRTAINFQGLEKESVNRGDVLASPGALFPSYMVDIHLEALKSLTKPIKTRQKVRFHTGSSEIMGHVILLNKNELLPGESALAQMRLDAPVTVVKDDHFVIRSYSPVDTIGGGRILNPVPTKHKANRPEVIEHLEMLLDADPMEMVSQLVSGASYAGASFAQLLVMTNLPAKKLQEMTNKLLSQKTLVTVDKESKTYLHKKIMDSLEKRAVSYMEDYHKANPLKNGMPKEELKSKFPPILSAKTFHMLLEIMTSAGLAVLEEDLIRLASHTVSLQQDQEEVRAKIAQAYKDGKLMPPYLKEIVQSMSLDPAKTKDLISHMVSEQTIVKVKEDLYFDAGAIQDLKDRLTAFLKENGEISMPQFKEMTGASRKYVIPLMEHFDSIRLTLRVGDNRKLR from the coding sequence ATGAAGCAAATCGTTTTAGGCACCGCCGGCCATATTGACCACGGCAAGACAAGCCTGATTAAGGCCCTTACGGGCATTGACACGGACCGCCTCCAGGAGGAGAAGGCCCGGGGAATCACCATAGAGCTGGGCTTTGCGTCCATTGACCTTCCCAGCGGGCAGCGGGTGGGCATTGTGGACGTGCCCGGCCATGAAAAATTCGTAAAAAACATGGTGGCCGGGGCCACGGGAATCGACGTGGTGGCCATGGTCATCGCCGCGGACGAAGGCGTCATGCCCCAGACCCGGGAGCATCTGGACATCTGCTCGCTGCTGGCCATCGAACACGGCATGGTGGTTCTGACCAAATCGGACATGGTGGACGAAGAATGGCTGGAGATGGTGACCGAAGACGTCATGGAATATCTCCAGGGCACCTTTCTGGAAGACGCCCCCATTGTCCATGTTTCGTCCGTCACCGGCCAGGGCATGGAGGAGTTCAAGTCCATCCTGGACTCCATTTGCAAAAAAATCCCAGATCTTCCGCCTTCCGGGCTGTTTCGCCTGCCCGTGGACCGGGTGTTCACCATGCACGGATTCGGCACGGTCATCACCGGCACCCTGACGTCCGGAAAGATTCAGGTGGGCGATCCCGTGGAGATCTATCCTTCGGGCGTCATGTCCAAGGTCCGGGGCATTCAGGTGCATAACGACGCCATGAACGAAGCCCAGTCCGGCATGCGCACGGCGATCAATTTCCAGGGTTTGGAAAAGGAATCGGTCAACCGGGGCGACGTCCTGGCCTCGCCGGGGGCTTTATTCCCCAGCTATATGGTGGACATTCATTTGGAGGCCTTAAAGAGCCTGACCAAGCCCATCAAAACCCGCCAAAAGGTGCGTTTTCACACCGGTTCCAGCGAAATCATGGGCCACGTGATCCTGTTGAACAAAAACGAACTGCTCCCCGGAGAAAGCGCTTTGGCCCAAATGCGGCTGGACGCTCCCGTGACCGTGGTCAAGGACGACCATTTTGTCATCCGCAGCTATTCCCCGGTGGATACTATCGGCGGCGGCCGCATTTTAAACCCGGTCCCTACCAAGCACAAAGCCAACAGGCCCGAAGTGATCGAGCACCTGGAAATGCTTTTGGACGCCGATCCCATGGAAATGGTCAGCCAGCTTGTTTCGGGGGCCAGTTACGCTGGCGCGTCTTTCGCCCAGTTGCTGGTCATGACCAATCTTCCGGCCAAGAAGCTGCAGGAAATGACAAACAAACTCCTGTCCCAGAAAACCCTGGTGACTGTGGACAAGGAAAGCAAGACCTACCTGCATAAAAAAATCATGGACTCCCTGGAAAAGCGGGCCGTCTCGTATATGGAGGATTACCACAAGGCCAATCCCCTGAAAAACGGCATGCCCAAGGAAGAGCTGAAAAGCAAGTTCCCGCCGATCCTGAGCGCTAAGACCTTTCATATGCTTTTGGAAATCATGACCTCCGCGGGCCTGGCGGTCCTGGAAGAGGACCTGATCCGGCTGGCGTCCCACACGGTTTCCCTGCAGCAGGACCAGGAGGAGGTCCGGGCCAAGATCGCCCAGGCTTACAAGGACGGCAAGCTCATGCCTCCGTATCTCAAGGAGATCGTCCAATCCATGTCCCTGGACCCGGCCAAAACCAAGGACTTGATTTCCCATATGGTGAGCGAACAAACCATCGTAAAGGTCAAGGAAGACTTATATTTTGACGCCGGCGCCATCCAGGACCTGAAGGACAGGCTCACGGCCTTTTTAAAGGAAAACGGGGAGATTTCCATGCCCCAGTTCAAGGAAATGACCGGAGCTTCCAGAAAATACGTCATCCCCCTTATGGAGCATTTCGACTCCATCAGGCTCACCTTGCGGGTGGGGGACAACCGGAAGCTGCGATAA
- the hemW gene encoding radical SAM family heme chaperone HemW, giving the protein MGGLYIHVPFCRKKCRYCDFYSVTDDSAIPAYIQALKREMQIRDWDAGPFDTVFFGGGTPSVLPPGRVAEILERASLIFGIAPDAEVTLEANPGTVSQNDLEAFQQAGVNRISLGVQSLDDQTLQFLGRIHSAFEARLALDWAMEAGFDSVGCDLIYGVPGQTRESWTKDLEDVLAYGPDHLSCYILTIEESTPLGRALERGEFSPMDEGRVGELFLHTSDFLESKGFLHYEISNFSRGREKACRHNLHYWNHAPYLGLGPAAHSFLEIGRQWNVSDLEIYLAMVNAGRMPMEESEILTEEQHMLEWLYTGLRQAKGIDAGAFFQRFDREFLDIFGPDWKRLQDEGLARESSQSFALTKKGMLFSDGVCQLLANRLE; this is encoded by the coding sequence ATGGGCGGCTTGTACATCCACGTTCCCTTTTGCAGAAAAAAATGCCGGTATTGCGATTTTTATTCGGTGACGGATGACTCCGCAATCCCGGCTTACATCCAGGCTTTGAAACGGGAAATGCAAATCAGGGATTGGGATGCAGGCCCCTTTGACACCGTATTTTTCGGGGGCGGCACCCCTTCGGTTCTGCCCCCCGGCCGCGTGGCTGAAATCCTGGAAAGGGCCAGTCTGATTTTCGGAATCGCCCCGGACGCGGAAGTCACGCTGGAAGCCAATCCCGGCACGGTCTCTCAAAACGATCTGGAGGCTTTTCAACAAGCGGGCGTCAACCGGATCAGCCTGGGCGTTCAATCGTTGGACGACCAAACGCTGCAATTCCTGGGCCGGATTCATAGCGCTTTCGAAGCCAGGTTGGCTTTGGACTGGGCCATGGAGGCTGGGTTTGATTCCGTGGGGTGCGACCTGATTTACGGCGTTCCGGGCCAGACAAGAGAATCCTGGACCAAGGACCTGGAAGACGTGCTGGCTTACGGCCCGGACCATTTGTCCTGTTACATCCTAACCATAGAAGAATCCACGCCCCTGGGGCGCGCGTTGGAGCGGGGGGAGTTCTCCCCCATGGACGAGGGCAGGGTGGGGGAGCTTTTTCTCCACACCTCGGACTTTCTGGAAAGTAAAGGATTTCTCCATTACGAGATATCCAACTTTTCCCGCGGACGGGAAAAAGCCTGCCGCCACAACCTTCACTACTGGAACCACGCCCCCTATCTCGGCCTTGGACCGGCCGCCCATTCCTTTTTGGAAATCGGCAGGCAATGGAACGTTTCCGACCTGGAAATTTATCTTGCCATGGTGAATGCAGGACGAATGCCCATGGAAGAGTCGGAAATACTCACGGAAGAGCAGCACATGCTTGAGTGGCTCTACACCGGGTTGCGCCAGGCAAAAGGGATTGACGCCGGGGCTTTTTTCCAGCGGTTCGACCGGGAGTTTTTGGACATTTTCGGACCGGACTGGAAGCGTCTGCAGGATGAGGGCCTTGCCAGGGAATCCTCCCAATCCTTCGCCCTGACCAAAAAGGGCATGCTTTTTTCCGACGGCGTCTGCCAGTTGCTGGCCAATCGCCTGGAATAG
- a CDS encoding META domain-containing protein encodes MGRTFTVLMLCLITLGCATGGGNAQLSSTDPGAVLNKTWQWTVTKGPQHDVTVIAPERYTIFLADGRAQVKFDCNRGGGTYKISQGKLSFGPMMSTKMFCRDSQDIIFADNLQQVAAFKVEGGVLYLTLTDNQTTMQFRQAPNE; translated from the coding sequence ATGGGTAGAACTTTCACGGTATTGATGCTTTGTCTCATCACTTTGGGCTGCGCAACCGGCGGCGGAAACGCCCAATTATCCAGCACGGATCCTGGGGCTGTTTTGAATAAAACCTGGCAATGGACCGTCACCAAGGGGCCGCAGCACGATGTCACGGTTATTGCCCCTGAGCGCTACACGATCTTTTTGGCTGACGGCCGTGCGCAGGTGAAGTTTGACTGCAACAGAGGCGGCGGGACTTATAAAATCAGCCAGGGCAAACTCTCTTTCGGCCCCATGATGTCCACCAAAATGTTCTGCAGGGATTCGCAGGACATCATTTTTGCGGATAATTTGCAGCAAGTCGCCGCGTTTAAAGTCGAGGGCGGCGTGTTATATCTGACCTTGACCGACAACCAAACAACCATGCAATTCCGCCAGGCGCCTAATGAATAG
- a CDS encoding cache domain-containing protein encodes MKTVHGLGWLVVCLAVVLTVGAPAFAGEQAVKEECVAKVKQAVEMAQKVGMEKAIQTLNNPDSPYVWKDSYVFCLDLEKRLVIAHPVNPALVGKDWAMSAKDANGKMFFAEFIRVAMDPGEGWVEYVWPKPGETAPVKKATYVLKVPGQHYCMGAGAYTE; translated from the coding sequence ATGAAAACAGTGCATGGATTGGGTTGGTTGGTTGTATGTCTTGCCGTGGTTTTGACCGTAGGCGCACCCGCTTTCGCGGGGGAACAGGCCGTCAAGGAGGAGTGTGTGGCCAAAGTGAAGCAGGCTGTGGAAATGGCCCAAAAAGTCGGAATGGAAAAGGCCATCCAAACCCTGAACAACCCTGACAGCCCCTATGTGTGGAAAGACTCCTACGTATTCTGCCTGGACCTGGAGAAGCGTCTGGTTATCGCCCACCCCGTCAACCCCGCACTCGTGGGCAAGGACTGGGCCATGAGCGCCAAGGACGCCAACGGCAAGATGTTTTTCGCCGAATTCATCAGAGTCGCCATGGATCCCGGAGAAGGATGGGTGGAGTATGTCTGGCCCAAACCCGGAGAAACCGCGCCTGTAAAGAAAGCCACCTATGTGCTTAAGGTTCCCGGCCAGCATTACTGCATGGGCGCCGGCGCCTATACGGAATAA
- a CDS encoding SPOR domain-containing protein — protein MIPCAPASYAWEQSLDAETPLQYTIHITEKGDTLCDMAASLDVYGSCLKWPQLYYYNIEEIRDAIPHDMDLPFTPLPPGLSIAIVHPSNVKERARKINREFRNFWTINVMSRDQSRDLSELALALMDQGYYCYITKFVTEDTVWKRLRVGFFPSLEITREIQQELGEKMGLNDAWIVKASSEEVLEFVGFLE, from the coding sequence ATGATTCCTTGCGCTCCTGCGTCTTATGCATGGGAGCAATCCCTGGATGCGGAAACGCCCTTGCAGTACACTATCCACATAACGGAAAAGGGCGACACCCTTTGCGACATGGCGGCCAGCCTGGATGTGTACGGCTCTTGCCTTAAGTGGCCCCAGCTGTATTACTATAATATTGAGGAAATTCGGGACGCCATCCCCCATGATATGGATCTGCCCTTCACTCCGCTGCCTCCGGGTCTGAGCATCGCCATTGTGCACCCCAGCAACGTGAAGGAGCGCGCCAGGAAGATCAACCGCGAATTCCGGAACTTTTGGACCATCAACGTCATGTCCCGGGATCAGTCCAGGGATCTGTCGGAACTGGCCTTGGCCCTCATGGATCAGGGCTACTACTGCTACATCACCAAATTCGTAACGGAGGATACGGTTTGGAAAAGGCTTAGGGTCGGATTTTTTCCCAGTTTGGAAATCACCCGGGAAATACAGCAGGAATTGGGGGAAAAAATGGGCCTGAACGATGCATGGATTGTCAAAGCTTCTTCCGAAGAGGTGCTGGAATTCGTGGGTTTTTTGGAGTAG
- a CDS encoding methyl-accepting chemotaxis protein, with amino-acid sequence MFLSKIRLSSIGRRITFLTFMGLLLMGIIAGMNGVLNLRKTTANRVERMSHVITLNVVESMKLEERFLNNPHPETLSELEGLSKSINNATEGIQKRATGNAGNPLWVDIKHTLQGTWQAAMGGDTGPTVEELSKAIEISLKEHAEIFEKAAENTQQIVKDENALAAQAEQESQALKDFIASVNQKEVQLMMSGGKTLDPALAGLRDEAKDLLRATEQVLAHVRALVYMHVDGGEEQQKEYMAQRRETLDNFKLHVTNTINGLAAMPKQEYADLADQFSAAKDEFLALEAAIIDKCEKKKQLAVELQGTRKRVREAAEKIAEHTEKSIFMSESIQHAVGYTVVFSGLGFMILLGFAVHRSIVKPVRMVVEGLKNISEGEGDLTVRLSIKDDSEMGELAKYFNLFIEKQHTMINRISDAAQSLGAYTLEVTSTASQLAASAAEETTSVSEVTTTTEEVKQTVALSSEKAEMVAQESDAMSQVSQAGIDVTTRASDGMAAIMEEMEYIAQSIIKLSEQTQSIEEIINAVTELSNQSDLLSVNASIEAAKAGEFGKGFAVVAQEVKNLAHQSRESANQVRRILQEIHKATDEAVMAAERGAKAVEAGKNLSLESGKAIGELTKSIEQSVRSAAQIASSCRQQLAGMEQLDMAMRSISVSSGQNLDSSKRLEELTKGLRDLGYALESETKRFKL; translated from the coding sequence ATGTTCTTATCCAAGATCAGGTTATCCAGCATCGGAAGACGCATCACCTTTTTGACCTTTATGGGCTTGTTGCTCATGGGGATCATCGCCGGAATGAACGGGGTGCTGAACTTGCGGAAAACCACTGCTAACCGGGTTGAACGCATGAGCCACGTGATCACCCTCAACGTGGTGGAAAGCATGAAGCTGGAAGAGCGCTTCCTGAACAACCCGCACCCAGAAACCCTATCGGAGCTGGAAGGCCTTTCCAAGTCCATTAACAACGCTACGGAAGGCATTCAAAAAAGAGCGACCGGAAATGCAGGCAACCCCCTATGGGTGGATATCAAGCATACGCTTCAGGGAACCTGGCAGGCTGCAATGGGGGGAGATACCGGCCCCACCGTTGAAGAACTTAGCAAAGCCATTGAAATCAGCTTAAAAGAACATGCCGAGATTTTTGAAAAAGCAGCCGAGAACACTCAGCAAATCGTCAAGGACGAAAATGCCCTGGCGGCGCAGGCCGAACAGGAAAGCCAAGCGCTGAAGGACTTTATAGCAAGCGTCAATCAAAAGGAAGTGCAGTTGATGATGTCCGGCGGCAAAACCCTGGATCCGGCCCTGGCGGGGCTCCGCGATGAGGCCAAAGACCTGCTGCGCGCTACGGAACAGGTTCTGGCCCACGTGCGCGCCCTGGTCTACATGCATGTTGACGGCGGCGAAGAGCAGCAAAAAGAGTATATGGCCCAGCGGCGGGAGACGCTTGACAACTTCAAGCTGCATGTGACCAACACCATCAACGGCTTAGCCGCCATGCCAAAGCAGGAATATGCAGACCTGGCCGACCAATTCTCCGCGGCCAAGGACGAGTTCCTGGCCCTGGAAGCCGCCATTATCGACAAATGCGAAAAGAAAAAGCAGTTGGCCGTAGAACTCCAGGGAACCCGAAAAAGAGTCCGGGAAGCTGCTGAAAAAATCGCCGAGCACACGGAAAAAAGCATTTTCATGAGCGAAAGCATTCAGCACGCCGTAGGCTACACCGTCGTATTCAGCGGCCTTGGCTTCATGATCCTGTTGGGCTTCGCCGTCCACCGCTCCATTGTAAAACCCGTCAGAATGGTGGTGGAGGGGCTTAAAAACATCTCGGAAGGAGAAGGCGACCTGACGGTCCGCCTGTCCATTAAAGACGATTCGGAAATGGGGGAGCTGGCAAAGTATTTCAACCTCTTTATTGAAAAACAGCATACCATGATCAACCGGATCTCCGACGCCGCGCAATCCCTGGGCGCTTACACCCTCGAGGTCACTAGCACGGCGTCCCAACTGGCGGCCAGCGCCGCCGAGGAAACCACCAGCGTTTCGGAAGTGACCACCACCACCGAAGAGGTTAAGCAAACCGTGGCTCTTTCCAGCGAAAAAGCCGAAATGGTGGCCCAGGAATCAGACGCCATGTCCCAGGTTTCCCAGGCGGGCATCGACGTCACGACAAGAGCCTCCGACGGCATGGCCGCCATCATGGAGGAAATGGAGTATATCGCCCAAAGCATCATCAAGCTGAGCGAACAAACCCAAAGCATTGAAGAAATCATCAACGCCGTTACCGAGCTTTCCAACCAGTCGGACCTGCTTTCCGTCAACGCTTCCATCGAGGCCGCCAAAGCCGGGGAGTTCGGCAAAGGGTTTGCGGTAGTCGCCCAGGAAGTGAAAAACCTGGCCCACCAGTCCCGGGAGTCGGCCAACCAGGTGCGCCGCATCCTTCAGGAAATCCATAAAGCCACGGACGAGGCCGTCATGGCGGCCGAACGGGGCGCCAAAGCCGTGGAAGCAGGCAAAAACCTTTCCCTGGAATCGGGAAAAGCCATCGGGGAACTGACGAAAAGCATAGAACAGTCCGTCAGGTCGGCGGCTCAGATCGCCTCCTCCTGCCGCCAGCAGCTTGCGGGCATGGAACAGCTTGACATGGCCATGCGCAGCATCAGCGTTTCCAGCGGCCAAAACCTGGACAGCTCCAAGCGCCTGGAGGAACTCACCAAGGGGTTGCGTGACCTGGGCTATGCGCTGGAGAGCGAGACCAAACGATTTAAGCTGTAA
- a CDS encoding radical SAM protein, protein MAQSQKEARKSKAETYNGFEQGPIRPPSEARSLLIRVSRNCPWNRCTFCPVYKGSQFSLRSKDHVIEDIEAVHRYLERILPILEKQDRITHQELQEAVRTVNPQDPVAYQAAVNWINYGMESIFLQDANSLIIKPKDLIEILQHLRRRFPWTKRITSYARSHTIARISLEDLTAMAEAGLNRIHIGMESGSDKVLKRVKKGVDKATHIKAGRLVKDAGMELSEYVMPGLGGRDLSEDHALETADALNQINADFIRVRSLALPPNAPIYQEHQEGAFDLLTGVETAKELLLFLETLDGVTSYLKSDHILNLFETLEGRYPQDKEKMTAQVKDFLALPPDQQVLYQVGRRAGIFRGLEDMKDPGQLSQAQGVVNRLGANPENVDSIIYELMQRFV, encoded by the coding sequence ATGGCTCAGAGTCAAAAAGAGGCGAGAAAAAGTAAAGCGGAAACCTATAACGGGTTTGAACAGGGCCCCATACGGCCGCCCAGCGAGGCGCGCAGCCTGCTTATTCGCGTGTCCCGGAACTGTCCGTGGAACCGGTGCACTTTTTGCCCGGTTTATAAAGGCTCCCAGTTTTCCCTGCGGTCCAAGGACCATGTTATTGAAGACATCGAGGCCGTCCACAGGTATCTTGAAAGAATCCTGCCCATACTGGAAAAGCAGGACCGCATCACGCACCAGGAGCTTCAGGAGGCTGTGCGTACGGTCAACCCCCAGGATCCCGTAGCTTATCAGGCCGCCGTCAACTGGATCAACTACGGCATGGAGTCCATTTTCCTCCAGGACGCCAACAGCCTGATTATCAAGCCCAAGGACTTGATTGAAATCCTGCAGCATTTGCGCAGGAGGTTCCCGTGGACCAAACGCATCACCTCTTACGCCCGGTCCCACACCATCGCCCGAATCAGCCTGGAAGACCTGACCGCCATGGCCGAGGCGGGGCTCAACCGCATCCATATCGGCATGGAGTCCGGATCGGACAAGGTATTGAAACGGGTGAAAAAGGGCGTGGACAAAGCGACCCATATTAAAGCCGGGAGGCTGGTGAAAGATGCGGGCATGGAATTGTCCGAATACGTCATGCCCGGATTGGGCGGCCGGGATTTGAGCGAAGACCATGCTTTGGAAACCGCGGACGCCCTCAACCAGATTAATGCGGATTTCATTCGCGTTCGCAGTCTGGCCCTGCCGCCCAACGCGCCCATTTATCAGGAGCACCAGGAAGGCGCCTTCGACCTTCTCACTGGGGTGGAAACCGCCAAGGAGCTGCTTTTGTTCCTGGAAACCCTGGACGGCGTTACAAGCTACTTAAAGAGCGACCACATTTTGAACCTGTTTGAAACCCTGGAAGGCAGGTATCCCCAGGACAAGGAGAAAATGACCGCCCAGGTTAAGGATTTTCTGGCCCTGCCTCCGGACCAACAGGTTCTATATCAGGTGGGCCGGCGCGCGGGCATCTTCCGGGGGCTGGAAGATATGAAAGACCCGGGGCAGCTTAGTCAGGCCCAGGGCGTGGTCAACCGCCTTGGCGCCAATCCGGAAAATGTGGATTCCATCATTTACGAACTCATGCAGCGGTTCGTGTAA